The DNA window GCTCAAACTTACCAACAATAAAGGAGCATCGAACAACAACGGGCAGGTCAGTGGGGGAACGGCTCCgcttatttttgttgctgcGGGAGAAGTCCGCTCTCCCCGATCGGACGAGCATATACGTATTTTAGTCATGATTTTACGTGACCGCGGCCGGCTGCCGGGGCAAAGGCGCTCCGGGCGGGCGGCGGTGGGTCCTTCCCGGCCCCGTCCTTCCCGCTCTGATCCCCGCTTCTCCCCGCTCCCGTCCCTGTGCCCGACAGATGGTGGTCTTGCAGTCCCTGCACAAGTACCAGCCCCGCCTGCACGTGGTGGAGGTGAACGAAGACGGCACGGAGGACACCAACCAGCCGGGCAGGGTGCAGACCTTCACCTTCCCCGAGACGCAGTTCATCGCGGTCACCGCCTACCAGAACACCGATGTAAGGC is part of the Meleagris gallopavo isolate NT-WF06-2002-E0010 breed Aviagen turkey brand Nicholas breeding stock unplaced genomic scaffold, Turkey_5.1 ChrUn_random_7180001952095, whole genome shotgun sequence genome and encodes:
- the LOC104916956 gene encoding T-box brain protein 1-like, whose product is MHPDSPNTGAHWMRQEISFGKLKLTNNKGASNNNGQMVVLQSLHKYQPRLHVVEVNEDGTEDTNQPGRVQTFTFPETQFIAVTAYQNTDVRRSPRGAAASPPLRALRFAFPWGRARRFP